The Tenebrio molitor chromosome 3, icTenMoli1.1, whole genome shotgun sequence genome contains a region encoding:
- the LOC138127363 gene encoding interaptin-like isoform X3: protein METLWSDDYMRRQELMQTLEVPTISEVKLVAGLPLALVLFEECHPDLQEDFGLTPYLQGPGDELWVSPSDLLIGKVALTPPLTQKHIQALTHQGILEIGAEIEQKFLNEMRIEKEKAVQEREDYLLKMFEVQKDKLVAEAREEEQSRYAQEMDEMRLYFENKISQLLWECYEQVQQLEEQMQIEIDSLNVLWQARLEEEIQDTVEKITEEFLEKLRLQEQVLVSIFTKQIKALKMKKKCAIDFERTKCKEMMLQLKHKLHCQNIANLMYLLCKERKKCKAEKDDMENNYLSQIKKHKLNINAKSTMIKKLTRIKNKKIRQLNVRERCLKEILRQFQKFIYFALKAAPTQGEFLLNINKLIKFELDDYCIPKFQQDHQKSTREVILKHSIDEKSPIIDYSENVEKYLETERSSLEDEELEESDVLPAFYFNEKMYVREDFRGRFSAGVEIDQKHSLWNADVEELLNIFKQSIGQKLDCQIDKVKSHHSSVHFSHEHSSDESVLSRENQILTISPQISPPSRPTSPLEIPMALSAANKLESVDDDDEREIRKVSLGGSTSIDYKDAKKDNKKNRRLSINKNISARNSIKSQEGVIKPMGTSSMTQSRLTLARDSIILHISTMERKSIQIMSKIADETLSKISTEKEKNVSTSRSTNEEIVEQTSQEIIEKQDEIKSLEGVKPLDSQESLVTDISEKKPTTSKLLLATDSYEMIKSTIALVTDKHKVPEKSDKQKSQLTFKTQTIMEVHSTQTPTKTKKTKHVKQTKSQCGKKLTTPKPVTTQPTVPVARIAGSRKTKEHQKTVDEFTEERIKSLVNVMKENPSLIRLFTPCSK from the exons ATGG AAACGCTATGGAGTGACGATTATATGAGAAGACAAGAACTCATGCAAACTTTGGAAGTGCCAACAATTTCAGAAGTGAAATTGGTTGCCGGCTTGCCGCTAGCTCTTGTACTTTTTGAAGAATGTCATCCAGATTTGCAAGAAGATTTTGGTTTAACGCCGTATTTACAAGGACCCGGTGACGAATTGTGGGTGTCACCGAGTGACTTGCTGATAGGAAAAGTCGCCTTAACGCCCCCTTTAACTCAGAAACATATCCAAGCGTTGACGCATCAAGGAATTCTTG AAATTGGGGCGGAAATCGAACAGAAATTCTTGAACGAAATGAggatagaaaaagaaaaagctgTTCAAGAACGGGAAGATTATTTACTGAAAATGTTTGAAGTACAGAAAGATAAATTAGTTGCGGAAGCGCGCGAAGAAGAACAATCAAGATATGCGCAGGAAATGGATGAAATGCGGCTTTACTTTGAAAATAAGATCAGCCAGCTTTTGTGGGAGTGTTACGAACAAGTTCAACAATTAGAAGAACAAATGCAAATCGAAATTGATTCACTTAATGTATTGTGGCAAGCGCGACTTGAAGAAGAGATACAAGATACCGTGGAGAAAATAACAGAAGAATTTCTTGAAAAACTAAGATTACAGGAGCAAGTCCTTGTTagcatttttacaaaacaaatcaa ggctttaaaaatgaaaaagaaatgcGCAATCGACTTTGAACGAACAAAATGTaaggaaatgatgttacaacTCAAACATAAACTGCACTGTCAAAACATCGCAAATTTGATGTATCTCCtctgcaaagaaagaaaaaaatgtaaagctgaaaaagatgacatggaaaataattatttgtcacaaataaagaaacaCAAATTGAACATAAATGCAAAATCTACTATgatcaaaaaattaacacgcataaaaaataaaaagataagGCAGCTCAATGTGAGGGAACGAtgtttaaaagaaatattacGCCAATTCCAAAAATTCATATATTTTGCCTTGAAGGCTGCTCCCACACAAGGAGAATTTTTGCTAAATATTAACAAACtgataaaatttgaattagaCGACTATTGTATCCCTAAATTCCAACAAGACCATCAAAAGAGTACAAGAGAAGTTATTCTAAAACATTCCATAGATGAAAAATCTCCCATTATTGATTACAGCGAAAATGTTGAGAAATACCTTGAAACTGAAAGATCGTCACTAGAAGATGAGGAATTGGAGGAGAGCGATGTTTTACctgctttttattttaacgaaaaaatgtatgtaagAGAAGATTTTAGAGGCAGGTTTTCTGCAGGAGTTGAAATAGATCAAAAGCATTCATTGTGGAATGCCGATGTGGAAGAGTTGCTGAATATCTTCAAACAATCGATTGGTCAAAA attagattgtcaaattgacaaagtTAAATCTCATCATTCCAGTGTACATTTTAGCCACGAACATTCTTCAGATGAAAGCGTACTTTCAAGAGAgaatcaaattttgaccatTTCACCGCAGATATCACCACCATCGCGGCCAACATCGCCTTTAGAGATAC CAATGGCTTTGAGTGCTGCGAACAAATTGGAATCTGTGGATGACGATGATGAAAGAGAGATCAGAAAGGTATCCTTGGGGGGATCAACATCAATTGACTACAAAGACGCCAAAAAGGATAACAAAAAAAACCGACGATTAtccataaacaaaaatataagtgctcgaaattcaataaaatcacAAGAGGGTGTTATTAAACCAATGGGCACAAGTTCCATGACACAATCGCGTTTAACATTGGCAAGGGATTCAATAATTCTCCATATTTCTACTATGGAAAGAAAATCGATCCAAATCATGTCCAAAATTGCTGATGAAACTCTATCAAAGATCAGtacagaaaaagaaaaaaacgtgAGCACTTCGAGGAGTACTAACGAAGAAATTGTTGAACAAACGTCAcaagaaattattgaaaaacaaGATGAAATCAAATCCCTAGAAGGTGTAAAACCACTAGATAGTCAGGAGAGTCTCGTAACAGATATTTCTGAAAAGAAACCAACTACatctaaattattattagccACTGATTCTTATGAAATGATTAAATCAACAATAGCATTAGTTACTGATAAACATAAAGTACCTGAGAAGAGCGATAAGCAGAAGTCGcaattaacttttaaaactCAAACAATAATGGAAGTTCATTCTACACAAACTCCAACTAAAACAAAGAAAACTAAACACGTGAAGCAAACAAAGTCCCAAT GTGGTAAGAAACTTACAACGCCAAAACCAGTAACAACACAACCTACTGTGCCAGTTGCAAGAATTGCTGGATCACGCAAGACTAAAGAACATCAAAAAACTGTTGACGAATTCACAGAGGAACGCATCAAGTCATTAGTGAACGTGATGAAAGAAAATCCAAGTTTAATTCGATTGTTTACTCCATGCTCCAAATAA
- the LOC138127363 gene encoding interaptin-like isoform X1, which yields METLWSDDYMRRQELMQTLEVPTISEVKLVAGLPLALVLFEECHPDLQEDFGLTPYLQGPGDELWVSPSDLLIGKVALTPPLTQKHIQALTHQGILEIGAEIEQKFLNEMRIEKEKAVQEREDYLLKMFEVQKDKLVAEAREEEQSRYAQEMDEMRLYFENKISQLLWECYEQVQQLEEQMQIEIDSLNVLWQARLEEEIQDTVEKITEEFLEKLRLQEQVLVSIFTKQIKALKMKKKCAIDFERTKCKEMMLQLKHKLHCQNIANLMYLLCKERKKCKAEKDDMENNYLSQIKKHKLNINAKSTMIKKLTRIKNKKIRQLNVRERCLKEILRQFQKFIYFALKAAPTQGEFLLNINKLIKFELDDYCIPKFQQDHQKSTREVILKHSIDEKSPIIDYSENVEKYLETERSSLEDEELEESDVLPAFYFNEKMYVREDFRGRFSAGVEIDQKHSLWNADVEELLNIFKQSIGQKLDCQIDKVKSHHSSVHFSHEHSSDESVLSRENQILTISPQISPPSRPTSPLEIPKLSPVQLQEIIPMALSAANKLESVDDDDEREIRKVSLGGSTSIDYKDAKKDNKKNRRLSINKNISARNSIKSQEGVIKPMGTSSMTQSRLTLARDSIILHISTMERKSIQIMSKIADETLSKISTEKEKNVSTSRSTNEEIVEQTSQEIIEKQDEIKSLEGVKPLDSQESLVTDISEKKPTTSKLLLATDSYEMIKSTIALVTDKHKVPEKSDKQKSQLTFKTQTIMEVHSTQTPTKTKKTKHVKQTKSQCGKKLTTPKPVTTQPTVPVARIAGSRKTKEHQKTVDEFTEERIKSLVNVMKENPSLIRLFTPCSK from the exons ATGG AAACGCTATGGAGTGACGATTATATGAGAAGACAAGAACTCATGCAAACTTTGGAAGTGCCAACAATTTCAGAAGTGAAATTGGTTGCCGGCTTGCCGCTAGCTCTTGTACTTTTTGAAGAATGTCATCCAGATTTGCAAGAAGATTTTGGTTTAACGCCGTATTTACAAGGACCCGGTGACGAATTGTGGGTGTCACCGAGTGACTTGCTGATAGGAAAAGTCGCCTTAACGCCCCCTTTAACTCAGAAACATATCCAAGCGTTGACGCATCAAGGAATTCTTG AAATTGGGGCGGAAATCGAACAGAAATTCTTGAACGAAATGAggatagaaaaagaaaaagctgTTCAAGAACGGGAAGATTATTTACTGAAAATGTTTGAAGTACAGAAAGATAAATTAGTTGCGGAAGCGCGCGAAGAAGAACAATCAAGATATGCGCAGGAAATGGATGAAATGCGGCTTTACTTTGAAAATAAGATCAGCCAGCTTTTGTGGGAGTGTTACGAACAAGTTCAACAATTAGAAGAACAAATGCAAATCGAAATTGATTCACTTAATGTATTGTGGCAAGCGCGACTTGAAGAAGAGATACAAGATACCGTGGAGAAAATAACAGAAGAATTTCTTGAAAAACTAAGATTACAGGAGCAAGTCCTTGTTagcatttttacaaaacaaatcaa ggctttaaaaatgaaaaagaaatgcGCAATCGACTTTGAACGAACAAAATGTaaggaaatgatgttacaacTCAAACATAAACTGCACTGTCAAAACATCGCAAATTTGATGTATCTCCtctgcaaagaaagaaaaaaatgtaaagctgaaaaagatgacatggaaaataattatttgtcacaaataaagaaacaCAAATTGAACATAAATGCAAAATCTACTATgatcaaaaaattaacacgcataaaaaataaaaagataagGCAGCTCAATGTGAGGGAACGAtgtttaaaagaaatattacGCCAATTCCAAAAATTCATATATTTTGCCTTGAAGGCTGCTCCCACACAAGGAGAATTTTTGCTAAATATTAACAAACtgataaaatttgaattagaCGACTATTGTATCCCTAAATTCCAACAAGACCATCAAAAGAGTACAAGAGAAGTTATTCTAAAACATTCCATAGATGAAAAATCTCCCATTATTGATTACAGCGAAAATGTTGAGAAATACCTTGAAACTGAAAGATCGTCACTAGAAGATGAGGAATTGGAGGAGAGCGATGTTTTACctgctttttattttaacgaaaaaatgtatgtaagAGAAGATTTTAGAGGCAGGTTTTCTGCAGGAGTTGAAATAGATCAAAAGCATTCATTGTGGAATGCCGATGTGGAAGAGTTGCTGAATATCTTCAAACAATCGATTGGTCAAAA attagattgtcaaattgacaaagtTAAATCTCATCATTCCAGTGTACATTTTAGCCACGAACATTCTTCAGATGAAAGCGTACTTTCAAGAGAgaatcaaattttgaccatTTCACCGCAGATATCACCACCATCGCGGCCAACATCGCCTTTAGAGATACCTAAACTCTCACCTGTTCAATTACAAGAAATAATACCAATGGCTTTGAGTGCTGCGAACAAATTGGAATCTGTGGATGACGATGATGAAAGAGAGATCAGAAAGGTATCCTTGGGGGGATCAACATCAATTGACTACAAAGACGCCAAAAAGGATAACAAAAAAAACCGACGATTAtccataaacaaaaatataagtgctcgaaattcaataaaatcacAAGAGGGTGTTATTAAACCAATGGGCACAAGTTCCATGACACAATCGCGTTTAACATTGGCAAGGGATTCAATAATTCTCCATATTTCTACTATGGAAAGAAAATCGATCCAAATCATGTCCAAAATTGCTGATGAAACTCTATCAAAGATCAGtacagaaaaagaaaaaaacgtgAGCACTTCGAGGAGTACTAACGAAGAAATTGTTGAACAAACGTCAcaagaaattattgaaaaacaaGATGAAATCAAATCCCTAGAAGGTGTAAAACCACTAGATAGTCAGGAGAGTCTCGTAACAGATATTTCTGAAAAGAAACCAACTACatctaaattattattagccACTGATTCTTATGAAATGATTAAATCAACAATAGCATTAGTTACTGATAAACATAAAGTACCTGAGAAGAGCGATAAGCAGAAGTCGcaattaacttttaaaactCAAACAATAATGGAAGTTCATTCTACACAAACTCCAACTAAAACAAAGAAAACTAAACACGTGAAGCAAACAAAGTCCCAAT GTGGTAAGAAACTTACAACGCCAAAACCAGTAACAACACAACCTACTGTGCCAGTTGCAAGAATTGCTGGATCACGCAAGACTAAAGAACATCAAAAAACTGTTGACGAATTCACAGAGGAACGCATCAAGTCATTAGTGAACGTGATGAAAGAAAATCCAAGTTTAATTCGATTGTTTACTCCATGCTCCAAATAA
- the LOC138127363 gene encoding interaptin-like isoform X2 — translation MRRQELMQTLEVPTISEVKLVAGLPLALVLFEECHPDLQEDFGLTPYLQGPGDELWVSPSDLLIGKVALTPPLTQKHIQALTHQGILEIGAEIEQKFLNEMRIEKEKAVQEREDYLLKMFEVQKDKLVAEAREEEQSRYAQEMDEMRLYFENKISQLLWECYEQVQQLEEQMQIEIDSLNVLWQARLEEEIQDTVEKITEEFLEKLRLQEQVLVSIFTKQIKALKMKKKCAIDFERTKCKEMMLQLKHKLHCQNIANLMYLLCKERKKCKAEKDDMENNYLSQIKKHKLNINAKSTMIKKLTRIKNKKIRQLNVRERCLKEILRQFQKFIYFALKAAPTQGEFLLNINKLIKFELDDYCIPKFQQDHQKSTREVILKHSIDEKSPIIDYSENVEKYLETERSSLEDEELEESDVLPAFYFNEKMYVREDFRGRFSAGVEIDQKHSLWNADVEELLNIFKQSIGQKLDCQIDKVKSHHSSVHFSHEHSSDESVLSRENQILTISPQISPPSRPTSPLEIPKLSPVQLQEIIPMALSAANKLESVDDDDEREIRKVSLGGSTSIDYKDAKKDNKKNRRLSINKNISARNSIKSQEGVIKPMGTSSMTQSRLTLARDSIILHISTMERKSIQIMSKIADETLSKISTEKEKNVSTSRSTNEEIVEQTSQEIIEKQDEIKSLEGVKPLDSQESLVTDISEKKPTTSKLLLATDSYEMIKSTIALVTDKHKVPEKSDKQKSQLTFKTQTIMEVHSTQTPTKTKKTKHVKQTKSQCGKKLTTPKPVTTQPTVPVARIAGSRKTKEHQKTVDEFTEERIKSLVNVMKENPSLIRLFTPCSK, via the exons ATGAGAAGACAAGAACTCATGCAAACTTTGGAAGTGCCAACAATTTCAGAAGTGAAATTGGTTGCCGGCTTGCCGCTAGCTCTTGTACTTTTTGAAGAATGTCATCCAGATTTGCAAGAAGATTTTGGTTTAACGCCGTATTTACAAGGACCCGGTGACGAATTGTGGGTGTCACCGAGTGACTTGCTGATAGGAAAAGTCGCCTTAACGCCCCCTTTAACTCAGAAACATATCCAAGCGTTGACGCATCAAGGAATTCTTG AAATTGGGGCGGAAATCGAACAGAAATTCTTGAACGAAATGAggatagaaaaagaaaaagctgTTCAAGAACGGGAAGATTATTTACTGAAAATGTTTGAAGTACAGAAAGATAAATTAGTTGCGGAAGCGCGCGAAGAAGAACAATCAAGATATGCGCAGGAAATGGATGAAATGCGGCTTTACTTTGAAAATAAGATCAGCCAGCTTTTGTGGGAGTGTTACGAACAAGTTCAACAATTAGAAGAACAAATGCAAATCGAAATTGATTCACTTAATGTATTGTGGCAAGCGCGACTTGAAGAAGAGATACAAGATACCGTGGAGAAAATAACAGAAGAATTTCTTGAAAAACTAAGATTACAGGAGCAAGTCCTTGTTagcatttttacaaaacaaatcaa ggctttaaaaatgaaaaagaaatgcGCAATCGACTTTGAACGAACAAAATGTaaggaaatgatgttacaacTCAAACATAAACTGCACTGTCAAAACATCGCAAATTTGATGTATCTCCtctgcaaagaaagaaaaaaatgtaaagctgaaaaagatgacatggaaaataattatttgtcacaaataaagaaacaCAAATTGAACATAAATGCAAAATCTACTATgatcaaaaaattaacacgcataaaaaataaaaagataagGCAGCTCAATGTGAGGGAACGAtgtttaaaagaaatattacGCCAATTCCAAAAATTCATATATTTTGCCTTGAAGGCTGCTCCCACACAAGGAGAATTTTTGCTAAATATTAACAAACtgataaaatttgaattagaCGACTATTGTATCCCTAAATTCCAACAAGACCATCAAAAGAGTACAAGAGAAGTTATTCTAAAACATTCCATAGATGAAAAATCTCCCATTATTGATTACAGCGAAAATGTTGAGAAATACCTTGAAACTGAAAGATCGTCACTAGAAGATGAGGAATTGGAGGAGAGCGATGTTTTACctgctttttattttaacgaaaaaatgtatgtaagAGAAGATTTTAGAGGCAGGTTTTCTGCAGGAGTTGAAATAGATCAAAAGCATTCATTGTGGAATGCCGATGTGGAAGAGTTGCTGAATATCTTCAAACAATCGATTGGTCAAAA attagattgtcaaattgacaaagtTAAATCTCATCATTCCAGTGTACATTTTAGCCACGAACATTCTTCAGATGAAAGCGTACTTTCAAGAGAgaatcaaattttgaccatTTCACCGCAGATATCACCACCATCGCGGCCAACATCGCCTTTAGAGATACCTAAACTCTCACCTGTTCAATTACAAGAAATAATACCAATGGCTTTGAGTGCTGCGAACAAATTGGAATCTGTGGATGACGATGATGAAAGAGAGATCAGAAAGGTATCCTTGGGGGGATCAACATCAATTGACTACAAAGACGCCAAAAAGGATAACAAAAAAAACCGACGATTAtccataaacaaaaatataagtgctcgaaattcaataaaatcacAAGAGGGTGTTATTAAACCAATGGGCACAAGTTCCATGACACAATCGCGTTTAACATTGGCAAGGGATTCAATAATTCTCCATATTTCTACTATGGAAAGAAAATCGATCCAAATCATGTCCAAAATTGCTGATGAAACTCTATCAAAGATCAGtacagaaaaagaaaaaaacgtgAGCACTTCGAGGAGTACTAACGAAGAAATTGTTGAACAAACGTCAcaagaaattattgaaaaacaaGATGAAATCAAATCCCTAGAAGGTGTAAAACCACTAGATAGTCAGGAGAGTCTCGTAACAGATATTTCTGAAAAGAAACCAACTACatctaaattattattagccACTGATTCTTATGAAATGATTAAATCAACAATAGCATTAGTTACTGATAAACATAAAGTACCTGAGAAGAGCGATAAGCAGAAGTCGcaattaacttttaaaactCAAACAATAATGGAAGTTCATTCTACACAAACTCCAACTAAAACAAAGAAAACTAAACACGTGAAGCAAACAAAGTCCCAAT GTGGTAAGAAACTTACAACGCCAAAACCAGTAACAACACAACCTACTGTGCCAGTTGCAAGAATTGCTGGATCACGCAAGACTAAAGAACATCAAAAAACTGTTGACGAATTCACAGAGGAACGCATCAAGTCATTAGTGAACGTGATGAAAGAAAATCCAAGTTTAATTCGATTGTTTACTCCATGCTCCAAATAA
- the LOC138127369 gene encoding uncharacterized protein — protein MACLTRIIRFSRLKQCVTLTRHLTSHRVPIASVVPPPTVTITNQPWISQKIVKIEIPLITKIQIDLPNYVKNITPLQEPCQTDGFELPTTTDLAIPKQAERMIVIRRNKMKRHKLKKLRKRMKFEWAKRRQKREWNKEKAFQAELIQQCKKGEEFSAEKYVEERLSKLNEVTMQKSKKNKSLTNDCT, from the exons ATGGCCTGCTTAACAAGAATTATACGATTTAGTCGTCTTAAAC aaTGTGTAACATTAACTCGACACCTAACCTCACATAGGGTACCGATTGCATCTGTGGTTCCTCCACCTACAGTAACAATTACAAACCAACCATggatttctcaaaaaattgttaaaattgaaatacccTTAATAACAAAGATCCAAATAGATTTGCCTAATTATGTAAAGAATATAACACCACTGCAGGAGCCTTGTCAAACTGATGGATTTGAATTGCCAACAACAACTGACTTGGCAATACCAAAACAGGCAGAACGTATGATTGTGATAAGACGGAATAAAATGAAAAGGCACAAATTAAAGAAACTAAGGAAGCGAATGAAATTTGAATGGGCAAaa cgaCGTCAAAAGCGAGAATGGAATAAAGAAAAAGCATTCCAAGCAGAACTGATACAACAGTGTAAAAAGGGGGAGGAATTTTCTGCTGAGAAATACGTGGAAGAACGCTTAAGTAAATTAAATGAAGTAACAATGCAGAAatcaaaaaagaacaaaagtTTAACGAATGACTGTACATAA